The Streptomyces sp. NBC_00569 genomic sequence CACCCTTGCCCGTCAAGTGTAAAGAGACGGTAATGCCGTACAAGTGGTTTCCCCGAACGGTCGGCATGCAATGATGTGCGCGCCAAGAGCACGACCAACTGCATACCGGCCGCTTGAATCCGCGCGGGAGAGCTCCCCGGACGCCTACGCGTCCCCGGGGGCGCCGAAGGAGCAAGTTCCTCCCTTGAATCTCTCAGGCCCCGTACCGCGCGGGCGAGGCATATCTGAAAAGCGGGCGGCCCCTGGCCGCTCCACCCAAGGTGCAAGCCGCGACCACCTGTACGTGTGGCGCCGGCGAACCTCTCAGGTTCCGATGACAGATGGGGAGGAAGACCATCGCCCTCGTCTGTCATGCCTGGGATCCTGGAGCACCACTCATGAGCAACGCCCCCCGTAAGACCGCCCTCGACGCCCTGCACCGCTCGCTGGGCGCGACGATGACCGACTTCGCGGGCTGGGACATGCCGCTGCGGTACGGCAGCGAGCGCGACGAGCACATCGCGGTCCGCACCAAGGCGGGCCTGTTCGACCTCTCGCACATGGGCGAGATCACCGTCACCGGGCCGCAGGCCGTCGACCTCCTCGACTACGCCCTCGTCGGCAACATGTCCACGATCGGCCCCGGCCGCGCCCGCTACACCATGATCTGCCAGGAGGACGGCGGGATCGTCGACGACCTGATCGTCTACCGCCTGGGCGAGCAGGAGGCCGGTCTTCCTGAGTACATGGTCGTCGCCAACGCGGGCAACGCGCAGATCGTCCTCGACGCGATCACCGAGCGCGCCGAGGGCTTCGACGCCGAGGTCCGCGACGACCGCGACGCCTACGCGCTGATCGCCGTCCAGGGCCCCGAGTCCCCCGGCATCCTGAAGTCCCTCACGGACGCCGACCTGGACGGTCTCAAGTACTACGCGGGCCTGCCCGGCACCGTCGCCGGCGTCCCGGCCCTCATCGCCCGCACCGGCTACACCGGCGAGGACGGCTTCGAGCTGTTCGTCGCCCCGGAGCACGCCGAGAAGCTGTGGCAGGCACTGACCGACGCGGGCGCGCCGGTCGGGCTCGTCCCCGCCGGCCTCTCCTGCCGCGACACGCTGCGCCTGGAGGCCGGCATGCCGCTGTACGGGCACGAGCTGACGACGGCGCTGACCCCGTTCGACGCCGGTCTCGGCCGCGTCGTGAAGTTCGAGAAGACGGGCAACGAGGGCCGCTTCGTGGGCCGCGAGGCGCTCGAGGCCGCCGCCGAGCGCGCCGAGACCGCCCCGCCGCGCAAGCTCGTCGGCCTGATCGCCGAGGGCCGCCGGGTGCCGCGCGCCGGGATGTCCGTGGTCGCCGACGGCCAGGTGATCGGCGAGGTCACCTCCGGCGCCCCCTCCCCCACCCTCGGCAAGCCGATCGCCATCGCCTACGTCGACGCGACGCACGCCGCCCCCGGCACCGAGGGCGTCGGCGTGGACATCCGCGGCGCCCACGAGCCGTACGAGGTCGTGGCGCTGCCGTTCTACAAGCGCCAGAAGTAGCCCGTCCGGTCCTCACGGGGGCGCGGGAAGTAACCCAGCGCACACCCCCCTCGTTCCGCAGCACCCCTTCGCGTACAGGAGAATTCAGATCATGAGCAACCCCCAGCAGCTGCGCTACAGCAAGGAGCACGAGTGGCTGTCGGGCGCCGAGGACGGCGTCTCGACGGTCGGCATCACCGAGTTCGCGGCCAACGCGCTCGGCGATGTCGTCTACGCCCAGCTCCCCGAGGTCGGTGACACGGTGACCGCGGGCGAGACCTGCGGCGAACTCGAGTCGACGAAGTCCGTCAGCGACCTGTACTCCCCGGTCACCGGCGAGGTCGTCGAGGCCAACCAGGATGTCGTGGACGACCCGGCGCTGGTGAACTCCGCTCCGTTCGAGGGCGGCTGGCTGTTCAAGGTCCGCATCTCGGACGAGCCGAAGGACCTGCTCTCCGCGGACGAGTACGACGCGTTCTCCGGCTCCGGCAACTAGGGACACCACGACCATGTCGCTCATGAACACCCCCCTGCACGAGCTCGACCCGGACGTCGCCGCCGCGGTCGACGCCGAACTGCAGCGCCAGCAGTCCACCCTCGAGATGATCGCGTCGGAGAACTTCGCTCCGGTCGCCGTCATGGAGGCGCAGGGCTCGGTCCTGACCAACAAGTACGCCGAGGGCTACCCCGGCCGGCGCTACTACGGCGGCTGCGAGCACGTCGACGTCACCGAGCAGATCGCCATCGACCGGGTCAAGGACCTCTTCGGCGCCGAGTACGCCAACGTCCAGCCCCACTCCGGCGCCTCCGCCAACCAGGCCGCCCTCTTCGCGCTCGCCAAGCCCGGCGACACGATCCTGGGCCTGGACCTGGCGCACGGCGGCCACCTCACCCACGGCATGCGCCTGAACTTCTCCGGCAAGCAGTTCGACGTCGTGGCCTACCACGTCGACGAGGCCGGTCTGGTGGACATGGCCGAGGTCGAGCGCCTCGCCAAGGAGCACCGCCCCAAGGTCATCATCGCGGGCTGGTCCGCCTACCCGCGCCAGCTGGACTTCGCCGCGTTCCGCCGCATCGCGGACGAGACCGGCGCCTTCCTGTGGGTCGACATGGCCCACTTCGCCGGCCTCGTCGCGGCCGGGCTGCACCCGAACCCGGTCGAGTACGCCGACGTGGTCACCTCCACCACGCACAAGACCCTCGGCGGGCCGCGCGGCGGGATCATCCTCGCGAAGAAGGACTTCGCGAAGAAGCTGAACTCCTCCGTCTTCCCCGGCTTCCAGGGCGGCCCCCTGGAGCACGTGATCGCCGCCAAGGCCGTCTCCTTCAAGGTCGCCGCGAGCGAGGACTTCAAGGAGCGCCAGCAGCGCACCATCGAGGGCGCCCAGATCCTCGCCGCCCGCCTGACCTCGGACGACGCGCGCGCCGTGGGCGTGAACGTGCTGTCCGGCGGCACG encodes the following:
- the gcvT gene encoding glycine cleavage system aminomethyltransferase GcvT, coding for MSNAPRKTALDALHRSLGATMTDFAGWDMPLRYGSERDEHIAVRTKAGLFDLSHMGEITVTGPQAVDLLDYALVGNMSTIGPGRARYTMICQEDGGIVDDLIVYRLGEQEAGLPEYMVVANAGNAQIVLDAITERAEGFDAEVRDDRDAYALIAVQGPESPGILKSLTDADLDGLKYYAGLPGTVAGVPALIARTGYTGEDGFELFVAPEHAEKLWQALTDAGAPVGLVPAGLSCRDTLRLEAGMPLYGHELTTALTPFDAGLGRVVKFEKTGNEGRFVGREALEAAAERAETAPPRKLVGLIAEGRRVPRAGMSVVADGQVIGEVTSGAPSPTLGKPIAIAYVDATHAAPGTEGVGVDIRGAHEPYEVVALPFYKRQK
- the gcvH gene encoding glycine cleavage system protein GcvH, which encodes MSNPQQLRYSKEHEWLSGAEDGVSTVGITEFAANALGDVVYAQLPEVGDTVTAGETCGELESTKSVSDLYSPVTGEVVEANQDVVDDPALVNSAPFEGGWLFKVRISDEPKDLLSADEYDAFSGSGN
- the glyA gene encoding serine hydroxymethyltransferase, with the protein product MSLMNTPLHELDPDVAAAVDAELQRQQSTLEMIASENFAPVAVMEAQGSVLTNKYAEGYPGRRYYGGCEHVDVTEQIAIDRVKDLFGAEYANVQPHSGASANQAALFALAKPGDTILGLDLAHGGHLTHGMRLNFSGKQFDVVAYHVDEAGLVDMAEVERLAKEHRPKVIIAGWSAYPRQLDFAAFRRIADETGAFLWVDMAHFAGLVAAGLHPNPVEYADVVTSTTHKTLGGPRGGIILAKKDFAKKLNSSVFPGFQGGPLEHVIAAKAVSFKVAASEDFKERQQRTIEGAQILAARLTSDDARAVGVNVLSGGTDVHLVLVDLRESELDGQQAEDRLHEVGITVNRNAVPNDPRPPMVTSGLRIGTPALATRGFQAEDFTEVADIIAEALKAPAPFGDAEAAPLKARVTALADKYPLYPGLK